CGGGCTCGGGCTCGAGCGCGCGCTTGAGCAGCGCGCGCAGCCGCGCGTAGGGCGCCGGGAAGAGGACGAGGTCGAAGGCGCCCTCGAGGTCCTCGAGCGTGCCGAAGGCCATCGTCTCGCCGCGCCGGCTGCGGGTCTCGCGGAGCGCCGTCACGAGGCCTCCCACCCGTACCTCGCGCCCGTCGTAGTCGGCAGCCTGGCCGGCCCGCAGGTCGGCGAAGCGCGCGAGCTCGGGCGCCACCGCCGCCAGCGGATGGCCCGTCACGTAGAAGCCGAGCAGCTCCTTCTCGAATCCGAGCCGCTCGCGCTCCGTCCAGGGCGCGGCCTCCGCGAGCCGCGGGGCCTCGCCCGCCGCCGCGGCCGCGGTGCCCCCGAAGAGGCTCGCCTGCCCGATCTCGCGGTCGCGCTGCGCGGCCGCGCCGCGCTCGAGCGCCGGGTCGAGCGACGCCCAGACCGCCGCCCGGTTCGGGTGCAGCGAGTCGAAGGCGCCGCACTTGACGAGGCTCTCGACGACGCGGCGGTTCACGCGCCGGCCGTCCACGCGCTGCGCGAAGTCGAAGAGGTCCGGGAAGCGCCCCGCGTCCGCGCCGCGCGCCTCCAGGATCGCCTCGATCGCGCCCTCGCCCACGTTCTTCACGCCGGCGAGCCCGAAGCGCAGGCCGCCCGCCGCGACCGTGAAGTCCCGCGCGGACTCGTTCACGTCGGGCGGCAGCACCTCGATCCCCTGCGCGCGGGCGTGCGCGATGTAGCGGGCGAGCTTGTCGTGGTTGCCCGCCTCGACCGTGAGCAGGGCCGCCAGGTACTCGCGCGGGTGGTTCGCCTTGAGCCAGGCCGTCTGGTAGGTGATCAGCGCGTAGGCCGTCGAGTGCGACTTCGCGAAGCCGTACTCGGCGAACTCGGCGATCAGGTCGAAGACCTCGGCCGCGCGCCCGGCGTCGATCCCGTTGCGCGTGCAGCCCGAGACGAAGCGCTCGCGCTGCCTCGCCATCTCCTCGACCTTCTTCTTGCCCATCGCGCGGCGCAGGAGATCCGCCTCGCCGAGCGAGTAGCCCGCCAGCTTGTTCGCGATCTGCAGCACCTGGTCCTGGTAGACGATGACCCCGAGGGTCTCGGCCGTGATCTCGGCCAGCTCGGGCAGCATGTAGTCGACCTTCGTGATCCCGTGCTTGCGGTTCACGTAGTCCTCGACCATGCCCGAGTTGAGCGGGCCCGGCCGGTAGAGCGCGACCAGCGGGATCAGCTCCTTGAACTGGCGCGGGCGCAGCTTCACGACCAGGTCCGTCATGCCGGACGACTCGACCTGGAAGACGCCCTCCGTGTCGCCCTTGCAGAGCAGGTCGTAGGTGGCGGCGTCGTCGAGCGGCACGGCCTCGACCGAGAAGCCGGGCTCGCGGGACCGGATCGCGCGCTCGGCGTCGGCGATCACGGTGAGCGTCTTGAGCCCGAGGAAGTCGAACTTGATCAGCCCGACCTTCTCGACGCAGCGCATGTCGTACTGGGTCATCACGTCGCCGGTGCGCGCGTCGCGGTAGAGCGGCACCGAGCGGATCAGGGGCTCGGTGCCGATCACGACCCCGGCCGCGTGCTTGCTCGCGTGGCGGGTCAGGCCCTCGAGCTTGCGCGCGGTCTCGAAGAGGCGCGCCACCTGCCCGTCCGCCTCGATCCGCGCGCGCAGGTCGGGCGACTGCGCGATCGCCTCGTCGAGCTTGATGCCGAGCGTCTCGGGCACGAGCTTCGCGATCCGGTCCACGTCGCCGAAGGGCATCCCGAGCACGCGCCCCACGTCGCGGATCGCGGCGCGCGCCTGGAGCGTCCCGAAGGTCGCGATCTGCGCGACCCGCATCTCGTCGGGCGCGGGTGTCCTGGTCCCGTCGTACTTCTCGGCGACGTAGCGGATCACCTGGTCGCGGCCGCGCATGCAGAAGTCCACGTCGATGTCCGGCATCGAGACCCGCTCGGGGTTCAGGAAACGCTCGAAGATGATGTCGTACTCGATCGGATCCACACCGGTAATTCCAAGGCCCCAGGCCGCCAGGCTCCCGGCCGAGGAGCCGCGCCCGGGCCCGACCGGGATGCCGCTGCGCCGGGCGTAGTCGATGAAGTCCGCGACGATCAGGAAGTAGCCGGCGAAGCCCATCGACTGGATCACGCCGAGCTCGCTCTTCATGCGCTCTTCGTAGACGCGGTGCTTCGTCGGGATCGGCTCGTCGGGCGCGAGGCCGAGGCGGCGGCGCAGCCCCGCCCAGGCCTGCTCCTCGAGCACCTGCTCGCGGGTACGCCCCGCCGGCACCTGGTACTCGGGCAGGTGGTAGCGGCCGGTCTCGATCTCGAGCGAGCAGCGCTCGGCGATCTCGAGCGTGGCCTCGACCGCCGAGGGGTGGTCGTGGAAGAGCTCGCGCATCTCGTCGCCGTCGCGCACGTAGAAGCCCTGGCCGTCGAAGCGGAAGCGCTTCGGGTCCTCGAGGTTCGCGGCCGTCCCGATGCAGAGCAGCACGTCGTGATGGGGGTGGTCGCCCTGCTCGAGGTAGTGCGCGTCGTTGGTGGCGACGAGCGGCAGCCGCAGGTCCGCCGCCATCTTCACGAGCTCGGCGTTCACCTGGTCCTGGGCGGGGATGCCGTGGCGCTGGAGCTCCAGGTAGAAGCGGCCCGGGAAGATCCGGCCGAAGTCCTCGACCAGGCGCCAGGCGCGCTCGGCCTGGCCGTCGAGGATCGCGCGACACACCATCGACGAGAGGCAGCCGGAGGTGGCGATCAGGCCCTCGGCGTGCTCGCGCAGGAGGTCGAGGTCGATGCGGGGCTTGTAGTAGAAGCCCTCGAGGTAGCCCTTGGAGACCAGCGTGACGAGGTTGCGATAGCCGGTCTCGTCCATCGCGAGGAGCAGGAGATGGTGGATCGCGTCGAAGCCGGACTCGTCGCGCTCGCGCCCGGCCTTCTCGAAGCGCGAGCCGGCCGCGATGTAGGTCTCGCAGCCCAGGATCGGCTTCACGCCCGCGGCGCGCGCCTTCTCGTAGAAGTCGACGGCGCCGAAGAGGTTGCCGTGGTCCGTCATCGCCACCGCCGGCATGCCGAGCGCGGCGGCGCGCTCCATCAGCGGCCCGAGCTTGATCGCCCCGTCGAGCAGCGAGTACTGGGTGTGCAGGTGGAGGTGCGTGAACGGACGCATCGACCCTTCTTGCGCCTCTCACCCGTGCGAGCGGCGGCCTATTCCCACTCGATCGTCGCGGGCGGCTTCGAGGAGACGTCGTAGACGACGCGGTTGACGCCGCGCACCTCGTTCGTGATCCGGCTCGAGGCGCGCGCCAGCACCTCGTGCGGGATCCGCGCCCAGTCGGCGGTCATCGCGTCGACCGAGGTGACCGCGCGCAGCGCGATCGTGTGCTCGTAGGTGCGCTCGTCGCCCTGCACGCCGACGCTCTGGATCGGCAGGAAGACGGCGAAGGCCTGCCAGATCCGGTCGTAGAGGCCGGCGCGGCGGATCTCCTCGATGAAGATCGCGTCGGCCCGGCGCAGGATCGCGAGCCGCTCGGCCGTCACCTCGCCGAGGATGCGGATCGCGAGGCCCGGCCCCGGGAAGGGGTGGCGGCCGATCAGCTCCGCGGGCAGGCCGAGCCGGCGGCCCACCTCGCGCACCTCGTCCTTGAAGAGCTCGCGCAAGGGCTCGACCAGGGCGAGGCGCATGCGCTCGGGGAGCCCTCCCACGTTGTGGTGGGTCTTGATCGTCTGCGAGGGGCCGCGCACCGAGACGCTCTCGATCACGTCCGGGTAGAGCGTGCCCTGCACGAGGAAGTCCGGCCGCGCCCCGGGCCCGGAGCCGCCCAGACGCTGCGCCTCCTCCTCGAAGACCTCGATGAAGAGGTGCCCGATGATCCGGCGCTTGCGCTCGGGGTCGCTCACGCCGGCCAGCGCGCGCAGGAAGCGCTCGCGGGCGTCGACGACGTCGAGGTGGATCCCGAGCGCGTCGCGGAAGGCCCGCTCGACCTCGGCCGCCTCCCCTTCGCGCAGGAGCCCGTGGTCCACCAGGATGCAGTGCAGCCGCTCGCCCACCGCGCGGTGCACGAGGGCGGCCGCGACCGAGGAGTCCACCCCGCCCGAGAGACCGCAGACCGCGCGCCCCTCGCCCACCTGCTCGCGCACCCGGTCGATCGCCTCCTCGAGGAAGGCCTCCATCGACCACGACGAGCCGCAGCCGCAGATCCCGTGCACGAAGCCCGCGAGCAGCTCGCCGCCGCCCTCGGTGTGGACGACCTCGGGGTGGAACTGGAGGCCGTAGAGGGGCGCCCCGCGCCGGCGCACCGCAGCAAAGGGCGAGTGGTCGCTCGACGCCAGCACCTCGAAGTCCGCGGGCAGGCGCAGCACGCGGTCGCCGTGGCTCATCCAGACCGTGCGCTCGCGCGCGCCGCCCGCCCAGCCGGCGAAGAGCGGGTCGTCGCGCTCGACCTTGAGCTGGGCGCGGCCGTACTCGCGGTCGTCGGCCTTCTCGACGACGCCGCCGAGCGTGTGGCAGATCCACTGGAGGCCGTAGCAGATGCCGAGCACCGGGACGCCGAGCGCGAGGATCTCCGGCGACGCCACGGGCGCGTCCGGGGCGAGCACACTCGCCGGCCCGCCGGAGAGCACGATCCCGCGCGCGCCCCAGGCCCGGATCCGCTCGAGCGGCAGGTGGCAGGGGTGGATCTCGCAGTAGACGCCGCGCTCGCGGATGCGCCGTGCGA
Above is a window of Deltaproteobacteria bacterium DNA encoding:
- the dnaE gene encoding DNA polymerase III subunit alpha, whose translation is MRPFTHLHLHTQYSLLDGAIKLGPLMERAAALGMPAVAMTDHGNLFGAVDFYEKARAAGVKPILGCETYIAAGSRFEKAGRERDESGFDAIHHLLLLAMDETGYRNLVTLVSKGYLEGFYYKPRIDLDLLREHAEGLIATSGCLSSMVCRAILDGQAERAWRLVEDFGRIFPGRFYLELQRHGIPAQDQVNAELVKMAADLRLPLVATNDAHYLEQGDHPHHDVLLCIGTAANLEDPKRFRFDGQGFYVRDGDEMRELFHDHPSAVEATLEIAERCSLEIETGRYHLPEYQVPAGRTREQVLEEQAWAGLRRRLGLAPDEPIPTKHRVYEERMKSELGVIQSMGFAGYFLIVADFIDYARRSGIPVGPGRGSSAGSLAAWGLGITGVDPIEYDIIFERFLNPERVSMPDIDVDFCMRGRDQVIRYVAEKYDGTRTPAPDEMRVAQIATFGTLQARAAIRDVGRVLGMPFGDVDRIAKLVPETLGIKLDEAIAQSPDLRARIEADGQVARLFETARKLEGLTRHASKHAAGVVIGTEPLIRSVPLYRDARTGDVMTQYDMRCVEKVGLIKFDFLGLKTLTVIADAERAIRSREPGFSVEAVPLDDAATYDLLCKGDTEGVFQVESSGMTDLVVKLRPRQFKELIPLVALYRPGPLNSGMVEDYVNRKHGITKVDYMLPELAEITAETLGVIVYQDQVLQIANKLAGYSLGEADLLRRAMGKKKVEEMARQRERFVSGCTRNGIDAGRAAEVFDLIAEFAEYGFAKSHSTAYALITYQTAWLKANHPREYLAALLTVEAGNHDKLARYIAHARAQGIEVLPPDVNESARDFTVAAGGLRFGLAGVKNVGEGAIEAILEARGADAGRFPDLFDFAQRVDGRRVNRRVVESLVKCGAFDSLHPNRAAVWASLDPALERGAAAQRDREIGQASLFGGTAAAAAGEAPRLAEAAPWTERERLGFEKELLGFYVTGHPLAAVAPELARFADLRAGQAADYDGREVRVGGLVTALRETRSRRGETMAFGTLEDLEGAFDLVLFPAPYARLRALLKRALEPEPGSPPLPLLVSGKLEAGDPPKLLVNDAVTIEEAEVRFAKRLRLEVVAAEASRDRLLALRQALGQHPGDCPVLLSVRIPGESETVIALPDAWAVDPDDGLLRALDQLFGRRVAEVVV
- the guaA gene encoding glutamine-hydrolyzing GMP synthase — translated: MSAEAHRDRVLILDFGSQYTQLIARRIRERGVYCEIHPCHLPLERIRAWGARGIVLSGGPASVLAPDAPVASPEILALGVPVLGICYGLQWICHTLGGVVEKADDREYGRAQLKVERDDPLFAGWAGGARERTVWMSHGDRVLRLPADFEVLASSDHSPFAAVRRRGAPLYGLQFHPEVVHTEGGGELLAGFVHGICGCGSSWSMEAFLEEAIDRVREQVGEGRAVCGLSGGVDSSVAAALVHRAVGERLHCILVDHGLLREGEAAEVERAFRDALGIHLDVVDARERFLRALAGVSDPERKRRIIGHLFIEVFEEEAQRLGGSGPGARPDFLVQGTLYPDVIESVSVRGPSQTIKTHHNVGGLPERMRLALVEPLRELFKDEVREVGRRLGLPAELIGRHPFPGPGLAIRILGEVTAERLAILRRADAIFIEEIRRAGLYDRIWQAFAVFLPIQSVGVQGDERTYEHTIALRAVTSVDAMTADWARIPHEVLARASSRITNEVRGVNRVVYDVSSKPPATIEWE